The proteins below come from a single Miscanthus floridulus cultivar M001 chromosome 1, ASM1932011v1, whole genome shotgun sequence genomic window:
- the LOC136458918 gene encoding putative cyclin-dependent kinase F-2, producing MKIQQPPAFFYLRPSALFYLRTLAPTAATAAVHRPALGRGMSFWRRPTPHAFGCKSPLLLPLLDRVPGLELGTDLMAAVTHKRPAPTENCCPAVSGKKRARYDYDLGSIYNYKNLETLGEGTYGTVVKAQDQRTGETVAVKWIRPDDEGVTDLGAVFREAACLEACRGAPSIVQMKEVAADEVTGHVFIVTEFVGPSLWSRLPRRFSGAETRAIMRQLLRGAETLHGAGMIHRDIKPDNVLVGPGGALKICDLGMASRTRPAGGEPYPEETVAALWYRAPELMRGSRSRRTYGTAVDMWALGCVMIELLIGEPLFKDAETEDDVLHRARDLQYQMESMTDVASDSEFLPELSKAGLEVLQGLLSLAPEKRLSAADALSHRWFEEEDAPLFPVLSSQKDQRGFISFL from the exons AtgaagatccaacagcctccagccttcttctacctccggcCTTCAGCCTTGTTCTACCTCCGGACCTTGgcccccaccgccgccaccgccgccgtccaccgccccgcCCTTGGCCGTGGCATGTCG TTTTGGAGACGCCCGACGCCGCACGCCTTCGGTTGCAAGAGCCCTCTCCTCCTCCCGCTTCTCGATCGCGTGCCCGGGCTGGAGCTTGGAACCGATCTCATGGCGGCGGTGACCCACAAGCGCCCGGCGCCCACGGAGAACTGCTGTCCCGCGGTGTCCGGCAAGAAGCGGGCGCGCTACGACTACGACCTAGGGAGCATCTACAACTACAAGAATCTCGAGACGCTCGGTGAGGGCACCTACGGCACCGTGGTGAAGGCGCAGGACCAGCGCACGGGCGAGACGGTGGCTGTCAAGTGGATCCGCCCAGACGACGAGGGCGTGACCGACCTCGGCGCCGTCTTCCGCGAGGCCGCCTGCCTGGAGGCGTGCCGAGGCGCCCCCTCGATCGTGCAGATGAAGGAAGTCGCCGCCGACGAGGTCACCGGCCACGTGTTCATCGTGACGGAGTTCGTGGGGCCGAGCCTCTGGAGCCGCCTCCCGCGGCGCTTCTCCGGCGCCGAGACCCGCGCGATCATGCGCCAGCTCCTGCGCGGCGCCGAGACGCTGCACGGCGCAGGCATGATCCACCGCGACATCAAGCCGGACAACGTCCTCGTCGGCCCCGGCGGCGCGCTGAAGATCTGCGACCTCGGGATGGCGTCGCGGACGAGGCCCGCCGGTGGTGAACCGTACCCGGAGGAGACCGTTGCCGCGCTGTGGTACCGCGCCCCGGAGCTGATGAGGGGGTCCCGGTCCCGGCGGACCTATGGCACTGCCGTGGACATGTGGGCTCTGGGGTGCGTGATGATCGAGCTGCTCATCGGCGAGCCCCTGTTCAAGGACGCGGAGACGGAGGACGACGTCCTCCACCGGGCGCGTGACCTGCAGTACCAGATGGAGTCTATGACGGACGTGGCGTCAGATTCCGAGTTCCTGCCTGAGCTGTCCAAGGCCGGGCTCGAGGTCCTGCAAGGCTTGCTTAGTTTGGCGCCAGAGAAGAGACTCAGTGCGGCGGATGCGCTCAGCCACCGGTGGTTCGAGGAGGAGGACGCGCCCCTGTTCCCTGTTCTATCTTCTCAGAAGGATCAGCGTGGTTTCATCAGTTTCTTGTAG
- the LOC136536356 gene encoding heterogeneous nuclear ribonucleoprotein 1-like, with protein MESDQGKLFIGGVSWETTEEKLSEHFSAYGEVTQAAVMRDKITGRPRGFGFVVFADPAVVDRALQDPHTLDGRTVDVKRALSREEQQASKAANPSGGRNTGGGGGGGGGGSDASGARTKKIFVGGLPSTLTEDEFRQYFQTFGSVTDVVVMYDQNTQRPRGFGFITFDSEDAVDRVLHKTFHDLGGKLVEVKRALPREANPGGSGSGRSGGSGGYQSNNGHNASSGGYDGRSDGGRYGQAQQGSGGYPGYGAGGYGAGAAGYGYGANPAVGYGNYGAGGYGGVPAAYGGHYGNPGAAGSGYQGGPPGSNRGPWGSQAPSAYGTGGYGGSAGYSAWNNSSGGGNAPSSQAPGGPAGYGSQGYGYGGYGGDPSYASHGGYGAYGARGDGAGNPATGGASGYSAGYGSGGANSGYSSAWNDPSQGGGFGGSVNGGAEGQSNYGTGYGSVQPRVAQ; from the exons ATGGAGTCGGACCAGGGCAAGCTCTTCATCGGCGGCGTCTCCTGGGAGACGACGGAGGAGAAGCTGAGCGAGCACTTCTCCGCCTACGGCGAGGTTACGCAGGCCGCCGTCATGCGGGACAAGATCACCGGCCGCCCCCGCGGCTTCGGGTTCGTCGTCTTCGCCGACCCCGCCGTCGTCGACCGAGCGCTGCAGGACCCCCACACCCTCGACGGCCGCACG GTCGATGTGAAGCGGGCACTCTCGCGGGAGGAGCAGCAGGCCTCCAAGGCCGCGAACCCTAGCGGTGGGAGGAACactggcggtggaggaggcggcggtggcgggggcAGCGATGCAAGTGGTGCTCGGACCAAGAAGATCTTTGTGGGCGGGCTGCCCTCTACTCTGACTGAGGATGAGTTTCGGCAGTACTTCCAGACCTTCGGCAGCGTCACTGATGTTGTTGTCATGTATGACCAGAACACGCAGCGCCCACGTGGTTTTGGATTCATCACCTTTGACTCTGAGGATGCGGTTGACCGCGTGCTGCACAAGACCTTCCATGATCTTGGTGGGAAGCTGGTTGAGGTGAAGCGCGCATTGCCCCGTGAGGCGAACCCTGGTGGCTCTGGTAGTGGACGTTCTGGGGGAAGTGGGGGCTATCAGAGCAACAATGGCCATAACGCCAGCTCTGGTGGCTATGATGGTAGAAGTGATGGTGGCAGGTACGGGCAGGCACAGCAGGGTAGTGGTGGCTATCCTGGCTACGGTGCAGGAGGCTATGGTGCTGGGGCAGCTGGATATGGATATGGTGCTAACCCTGCAGTTGGATATGGAAATTATGGGGCTGGAGGATATGGAGGTGTTCCTGCTGCTTATGGTGGACATTATGGAAACCCAGGTGCAGCTGGTTCTGGTTACCAAGGTGGACCTCCAGGCTCAAATAGAGGACCTTGGGGCAGTCAAGCTCCATCTGCATATGGAACTGGAGGGTACGGTGGCAGTGCTGGTTATAGTGCTTGGAACAACTCTTCTGGTGGTGGCAATGCTCCCAGTAGTCAAGCACCTGGTGGACCTGCAGGCTATGGAAGCCAGGGCTATGGGTATGGTGGATATGGAGGGGATCCATCGTATGCTAGTCATGGAGGATATGGGGCCTATGGAGCACGTGGTGATGGTGCTGGCAATCCTGCTACTGGTGGAGCATCTGGATACAGTGCAGGCTATGGAAGTGGGGGTGCCAACTCTGGCTATTCAAGTGCTTGGAATGATCCTTCACAAGGTGGTGGATTTGGCGGTTCAGTCAATGGAGGTGCTGAAGGGCAATCAAATTATGGCACCGGCTATGGCAGTGTGCAGCCAAGGGTTGCTCAGTAA